One Psychrobacillus glaciei genomic region harbors:
- a CDS encoding ParB/RepB/Spo0J family partition protein gives MAKALGKGLNALFPGEDLNHLEKVEKIDLVKIKPNPFQPRKMFDEEAMTDLSESIKEHGVLQPIIVRKKGSKYEIVVGERRFRASGLAGLEEIPAVVRELNDQQMMEIAILENLQREDLTAIEEAEAYQNLMENLNLTQEQLAFRLGKSRPHIANHLRLLSLPDDVRNAISNGEITMGHGKALLGLKKKKNIPLIMLKTLKENLNVRQLEALVQRLNDNVPRETNKEEKKDIFTVEKETELRELFGTSVSITKSKNKGKIEIEFYSDDDLERILQLLED, from the coding sequence ATGGCTAAAGCATTGGGTAAAGGACTTAATGCATTGTTTCCAGGAGAAGATTTGAATCATTTAGAAAAAGTTGAGAAAATTGATCTAGTAAAGATTAAACCAAATCCATTTCAACCAAGAAAAATGTTTGATGAGGAAGCAATGACAGATCTATCTGAATCGATAAAAGAACATGGTGTATTGCAACCGATTATTGTTAGGAAAAAAGGTTCCAAATATGAGATTGTTGTTGGTGAAAGAAGATTTAGAGCCTCTGGACTTGCTGGTTTAGAAGAAATACCTGCTGTAGTTCGTGAATTAAATGACCAGCAAATGATGGAAATAGCAATTTTAGAAAATCTCCAAAGAGAAGACTTGACGGCAATAGAAGAAGCGGAAGCTTATCAAAATCTAATGGAAAATTTAAATTTAACACAGGAACAACTTGCATTTAGATTAGGTAAAAGTCGTCCACATATCGCAAATCACTTAAGATTATTATCTCTTCCAGATGATGTTAGAAATGCTATATCTAATGGTGAAATAACCATGGGACATGGCAAGGCTTTACTGGGATTAAAAAAGAAAAAAAATATACCGTTAATAATGTTAAAAACTTTAAAAGAAAATTTAAATGTTCGTCAATTAGAGGCATTGGTACAACGTTTAAATGATAATGTTCCACGTGAAACAAATAAAGAAGAAAAAAAAGATATTTTTACAGTAGAAAAGGAAACAGAATTAAGAGAGTTATTTGGAACTTCAGTTTCTATTACTAAAAGTAAAAATAAAGGTAAAATAGAAATCGAGTTTTATTCCGATGACGACTTAGAAAG
- a CDS encoding ParA family protein: protein MGRIIAIANQKGGVGKTTTSVNLSACLAYLGKKVLLVDIDPQGNASSGVGVNKGEVNQCIYDVLIDDVNVLETIQETKVENLYIVPATISLAGAEIELVSTISREVRLKRALLEVKDKYEYIIIDCPPSLGLLTINSLTASDAIIIPVQCEFYALEGLSQLLSTIRLVQKHLNKNLEIDGVLLTMFDARTNLGIQVIEEVKKYFQEKVYKTIIPRNIRLSEAPSHGEPIIIYDPKSRGAEVYLDLAKEVIRNG from the coding sequence GTGGGGAGAATTATTGCAATAGCTAACCAAAAGGGTGGTGTAGGAAAGACAACTACATCCGTAAACCTAAGTGCCTGTCTTGCATATTTAGGCAAAAAGGTATTGCTTGTTGATATTGATCCACAAGGAAATGCTTCAAGTGGTGTAGGTGTAAATAAAGGCGAAGTAAATCAATGTATATATGACGTATTAATAGATGATGTAAACGTATTAGAAACAATTCAAGAAACAAAAGTTGAAAATTTATATATTGTTCCTGCAACTATCTCACTAGCGGGTGCTGAAATAGAACTTGTTTCTACTATTTCAAGAGAAGTAAGATTAAAACGGGCACTTTTAGAAGTAAAGGATAAATATGAATATATTATCATTGATTGTCCACCTTCGTTAGGGTTATTAACGATAAACTCTTTAACTGCATCTGATGCTATTATTATTCCTGTACAATGTGAGTTTTACGCATTAGAAGGTCTTAGTCAGCTGTTAAGTACAATTAGGCTTGTACAAAAACATTTAAATAAAAACTTAGAGATTGATGGAGTTCTTTTGACAATGTTTGATGCTCGTACTAATTTAGGTATTCAAGTGATAGAAGAAGTTAAGAAGTATTTTCAAGAGAAAGTATACAAGACGATTATTCCTAGAAATATTCGTTTAAGTGAGGCACCAAGCCATGGTGAACCAATTATTATTTATGATCCAAAGTCTAGAGGGGCAGAGGTTTACTTAGATTTAGCGAAGGAAGTGATCCGTAATGGCTAA
- the noc gene encoding nucleoid occlusion protein — translation MKSPFSRFFGSSEKQGQDEVVVPTQNHLEEVVNVAIDKIVPNRYQPRTVFDDGKIEELARTIHTHGVIQPIVIRKMDDDRYEIIAGERRFRAMSKLQWAEVPAIIRNLSDKETASIALIENLQREELTAIEEAVAYQKLLKLHELTQEALAQRLGKGQSTVANKLRLLKLPVEIQEAIMRKELSERHARALMQIKEKDVQIQLMNMTKEKHWNVKQLEAKVDELLNPPSKEDKKLAKPKRKAVSKDVRIALNTIKHSLSMVTKSGINIKTEEEDTEEFYQITVKIPKKKS, via the coding sequence ATGAAAAGTCCTTTTTCACGTTTTTTTGGAAGTTCCGAAAAGCAAGGACAAGATGAAGTTGTGGTACCAACACAAAATCATTTAGAGGAAGTTGTAAATGTTGCAATTGATAAAATCGTACCAAATAGATATCAACCTAGAACAGTATTTGATGATGGTAAAATAGAAGAATTAGCACGAACAATCCATACTCATGGTGTTATTCAGCCGATTGTTATTCGTAAGATGGATGACGATAGATATGAAATTATTGCTGGAGAACGTAGATTTAGAGCAATGTCTAAATTACAATGGGCAGAGGTGCCAGCAATAATTCGTAATTTAAGCGATAAAGAAACAGCTTCTATTGCATTGATAGAGAACTTACAACGCGAAGAATTAACTGCAATAGAGGAAGCTGTAGCATATCAAAAACTATTGAAACTACACGAATTAACTCAAGAAGCATTGGCTCAACGTCTGGGAAAAGGACAATCTACAGTTGCTAATAAACTAAGGTTATTAAAATTGCCAGTAGAAATTCAAGAAGCGATTATGAGAAAAGAACTATCCGAACGACACGCGCGTGCTTTAATGCAAATAAAGGAAAAAGATGTTCAAATTCAGTTAATGAACATGACAAAAGAGAAACATTGGAATGTAAAGCAACTGGAAGCAAAAGTAGATGAATTACTAAACCCACCAAGCAAAGAAGATAAGAAATTAGCAAAGCCTAAACGAAAAGCCGTTAGTAAAGACGTTCGAATTGCATTAAATACGATTAAGCACTCTTTATCAATGGTAACTAAAAGTGGAATAAATATTAAAACTGAAGAAGAAGACACGGAAGAATTTTATCAAATAACTGTAAAAATACCCAAAAAGAAATCATAA